In the genome of Pseudarthrobacter sp. IC2-21, one region contains:
- a CDS encoding demethylmenaquinone methyltransferase has translation MNRASLEKRPDEVATMFDDVAPKYDVVNDVLSMGQTRRWRKIVVDAVDAKAGQRVLDLAAGTGTSSEPYADAGIDVVACDFSLGMLKVGKRRRPDINFVAGDATNLPFADNSFDASTISFGLRNVNEPKKALAEMLRVTKPGGKLVIAEFSAPVVPLWRTMYTEYLMRALPAIAVKVASNPDAYVYLAESIRAWPDQDHLAAWLEESGWEKVTYRNLTGGIVAVHRATKPLESTPDGSAAAIAAHKGPVAKLRRNITR, from the coding sequence GTGAACCGAGCATCCTTGGAAAAGCGTCCGGACGAAGTAGCCACGATGTTTGACGACGTCGCGCCGAAGTACGACGTCGTCAACGACGTCCTGTCGATGGGCCAGACTCGTCGCTGGCGCAAGATCGTGGTCGACGCGGTGGACGCCAAAGCCGGCCAGCGGGTACTCGACCTGGCAGCCGGAACCGGGACCTCCAGCGAGCCGTATGCCGACGCGGGAATAGACGTCGTGGCCTGTGACTTCTCCCTCGGCATGCTGAAGGTCGGCAAACGCCGCCGCCCGGACATCAACTTCGTTGCCGGTGACGCCACCAACCTGCCCTTCGCTGACAACAGCTTCGACGCGAGCACCATCTCCTTCGGGCTGCGCAACGTCAACGAGCCCAAGAAGGCGCTGGCCGAAATGCTGCGCGTCACCAAGCCCGGCGGCAAGCTTGTCATCGCCGAGTTCTCGGCGCCCGTAGTCCCGCTGTGGCGCACGATGTATACCGAATACCTCATGCGTGCCCTTCCCGCCATCGCCGTGAAGGTTGCCTCCAACCCGGACGCGTATGTTTACCTCGCCGAGTCCATCCGCGCCTGGCCGGACCAGGACCATCTGGCTGCATGGCTGGAGGAATCGGGCTGGGAAAAGGTTACCTACCGCAACCTGACCGGCGGGATTGTGGCCGTGCACCGGGCAACCAAGCCGCTCGAATCAACTCCCGACGGCAGTGCTGCCGCCATCGCCGCGCACAAGGGCCCCGTGGCCAAGCTGCGCCGCAACATCACCCGCTGA
- the cysD gene encoding sulfate adenylyltransferase subunit CysD produces MSTFLTEETTQVTETAVSTRLSSLDALESEAIHIIREVVAEFEKPALLFSGGKDSVVMLHLATKAFWPGKVPFPVLHVDTGHNFPEVIDFRDRTVERLGLKLVVGSVQEFIDRGELADRADGTRNPLQTVPLLDAITQNKFDAVFGGGRRDEDKARAKERILSLRDEFGQWDPRNQRPELWNLYNGRHTVGQHVRAFPISNWTELDIWRYIERENIELPGLYYAHDREVFARDGMWRAVGEVSQPLPHEEVITKKVRYRTVGDMSCTGAVESDAATVSDVVIEVAASTITERGATRADDRISEAAMEDRKKDGYF; encoded by the coding sequence ATGAGTACTTTCCTAACTGAGGAGACCACGCAGGTGACTGAAACCGCCGTCTCCACACGCCTCTCCAGCCTGGACGCCCTCGAATCCGAAGCGATCCACATCATCCGCGAGGTCGTGGCCGAGTTCGAGAAGCCTGCGCTGCTGTTCTCCGGCGGCAAGGACTCGGTGGTGATGCTGCACCTGGCCACCAAGGCATTCTGGCCCGGCAAGGTTCCGTTCCCCGTCCTGCACGTGGACACCGGCCACAACTTCCCCGAGGTCATCGACTTCCGCGACCGGACGGTGGAGCGGCTGGGACTGAAGCTCGTCGTCGGAAGCGTCCAGGAGTTCATTGACCGCGGTGAGCTGGCCGATCGCGCCGACGGCACCCGCAACCCGCTGCAGACCGTGCCGCTGCTGGACGCCATCACGCAGAACAAGTTCGACGCCGTCTTCGGCGGCGGCCGCCGTGACGAGGACAAGGCCCGCGCCAAGGAGCGCATCCTGAGCCTGCGCGACGAGTTCGGCCAGTGGGATCCGCGCAACCAGCGGCCCGAGCTGTGGAACCTTTACAACGGCCGCCACACCGTGGGCCAGCACGTCCGCGCGTTCCCCATCAGCAACTGGACCGAGCTGGACATCTGGCGCTACATCGAACGCGAGAACATCGAGCTGCCAGGCCTGTACTACGCCCACGACCGCGAGGTGTTCGCCCGCGACGGCATGTGGCGAGCGGTCGGCGAGGTGTCCCAGCCGCTGCCGCACGAGGAAGTCATCACCAAGAAGGTCCGCTACCGCACGGTGGGGGACATGTCCTGCACCGGCGCCGTGGAATCGGACGCCGCCACCGTGAGCGACGTCGTCATTGAAGTTGCCGCCTCCACCATCACCGAACGTGGCGCCACCCGGGCAGATGACCGCATCTCCGAGGCCGCCATGGAAGACCGCAAAAAGGATGGGTACTTCTAA
- a CDS encoding type IV toxin-antitoxin system AbiEi family antitoxin domain-containing protein, whose protein sequence is MNMETFLGLRAGVTRTSTLRGAGFSRAHLNKAVSAGRIVRIRRGVYGLPREGGALGLALQHNALLTCLSAAPTYRLWTLNDTTSVHLSPGHKRAPAGTVAHGRCPHPRHPWLPVAGLVDVLIHALRCLPEAEALVMLQSATQRGDVTVEFLRRKLPGNRNARARAVLDSLIPRADSILEVLANYHFRRAGLHVRRHVELPGVGEVDFLIEECLVVETDGETHLEPRQVKKDRKRNNATLIGGHLGLRFGYDDVVHHPERMVAEVLAVLEQFRSGAFRRR, encoded by the coding sequence ATGAATATGGAGACCTTCCTTGGCCTGCGGGCCGGCGTAACCCGGACTTCGACGCTCCGTGGGGCTGGATTTTCGCGGGCGCACCTCAACAAAGCAGTCTCGGCCGGACGCATTGTGCGGATTCGGCGCGGCGTCTACGGCCTGCCGAGAGAGGGCGGGGCCCTGGGCCTGGCGCTGCAGCACAATGCCCTGCTGACCTGTTTGTCGGCCGCCCCCACGTACAGGCTTTGGACGCTAAATGATACGACTTCCGTGCATCTGAGTCCGGGGCACAAGAGGGCGCCGGCGGGGACGGTGGCGCATGGACGATGCCCTCATCCGCGCCACCCCTGGCTGCCGGTGGCCGGCCTGGTTGATGTCCTGATCCACGCCCTACGCTGCCTGCCCGAGGCGGAGGCGTTGGTCATGCTTCAGTCCGCAACCCAGCGGGGAGACGTCACCGTGGAGTTCCTGCGGCGCAAGTTACCCGGCAACCGCAATGCCCGGGCCAGGGCCGTCCTGGACAGCTTGATCCCGAGGGCGGATTCCATCCTTGAAGTGCTGGCTAATTACCACTTCCGGCGGGCGGGGCTGCATGTGCGCAGGCATGTAGAGCTTCCGGGGGTGGGCGAGGTGGACTTCCTCATTGAGGAGTGCCTCGTGGTGGAAACCGACGGAGAAACGCACTTGGAGCCACGGCAGGTGAAAAAGGACCGGAAGCGCAACAATGCCACCCTCATCGGCGGGCATCTCGGCCTCAGATTCGGCTATGACGACGTCGTCCATCACCCTGAGCGGATGGTGGCGGAGGTGCTCGCGGTGCTGGAGCAGTTCCGGAGCGGAGCTTTCCGCAGAAGGTGA
- a CDS encoding sirohydrochlorin chelatase — MNKPIMVACAHGTSSQQGAAEVNALRAAIAALRPDLDVREAYVDVQQPDLVDVVAGLPEGVPAVVVPLLLSVGYHVKVDIARAVKSRPGTLAAAPLGPDPRLAALLDRRLREAGVTDRDLIVLAAAGSSNPNAAVSVEELTGQLRELRSNRIEAAYGASAKPSVPDAVAMLREEAEGGAGAGPSAGGVDLGGRVVIASYLLAPGFFHDQLAKAGADLVTEPLLPSEVLAEIALDRFDAAVARGQ; from the coding sequence ATGAACAAACCCATCATGGTGGCCTGTGCCCACGGGACGTCCAGCCAGCAGGGCGCCGCAGAGGTCAACGCCCTGCGCGCCGCCATCGCCGCCCTCCGCCCGGACCTTGACGTGCGCGAAGCCTACGTGGACGTCCAGCAGCCGGACCTCGTGGACGTGGTGGCCGGCCTGCCCGAAGGGGTACCCGCCGTTGTGGTCCCCCTGCTGCTGAGTGTGGGCTACCACGTGAAGGTGGACATCGCGCGGGCGGTCAAGAGCCGCCCGGGCACGCTGGCCGCGGCGCCGCTGGGCCCCGATCCGCGGCTCGCCGCACTGCTGGACCGGCGCCTCCGCGAAGCCGGCGTCACGGACCGTGACCTGATTGTCCTCGCCGCGGCAGGGTCCTCCAACCCCAACGCCGCGGTCAGCGTGGAAGAGCTCACGGGCCAGCTCCGGGAACTGCGAAGCAACCGGATCGAGGCCGCTTATGGCGCCTCGGCCAAGCCGTCAGTGCCCGACGCCGTCGCCATGCTTCGTGAGGAAGCCGAGGGAGGTGCCGGGGCGGGACCGTCCGCCGGGGGCGTTGACCTCGGCGGCCGCGTGGTGATTGCCTCCTACCTCCTCGCGCCGGGCTTCTTCCACGACCAGCTGGCCAAGGCGGGCGCTGACCTCGTGACGGAACCACTGCTGCCCTCGGAAGTACTCGCCGAGATCGCGCTGGACAGGTTCGACGCCGCCGTCGCACGCGGTCAGTAA
- a CDS encoding trimeric intracellular cation channel family protein — MTFAFDSAPVWLDLVGVFFFAVSGSLLAARKNIDIVGSLLLASLVGLGGGIIRDLILSNGPPAAFSNPAYLFPPLLATVLVYSLYTSVERFTSLLVLFDAGGLALFCMTGTVKALDAGMNPVAAALLGVMTAVGGGLLRDVTANEVPELFNPRDIYALPAFLGAGLTAGLWSAGAFNVFTAAAVAAVVFTFRVLAWRRSWRAPLAVHGWHRRGDDEAGSGPSAAGGPGDEPRPGSGGTSGPGN; from the coding sequence ATGACATTCGCTTTTGACTCGGCTCCAGTGTGGCTGGACCTCGTGGGCGTGTTCTTCTTCGCAGTGTCCGGCTCACTGCTGGCGGCCCGGAAAAACATCGACATTGTGGGGTCCCTGCTCCTGGCCTCCCTCGTGGGCCTGGGCGGCGGCATCATCCGGGACCTGATCCTGAGCAATGGTCCGCCCGCTGCCTTCAGCAACCCGGCCTACCTGTTCCCGCCGTTGCTGGCCACGGTGCTGGTCTACTCCCTCTATACCAGCGTGGAGCGCTTCACCTCGCTGCTGGTCCTGTTCGACGCCGGCGGCCTGGCCCTGTTCTGCATGACCGGCACCGTCAAGGCCCTCGACGCCGGCATGAATCCGGTGGCCGCGGCGCTGCTGGGCGTGATGACCGCGGTGGGCGGCGGCCTCCTGCGGGACGTCACGGCCAACGAGGTTCCCGAACTCTTCAACCCCAGGGACATCTACGCGCTGCCGGCCTTCCTGGGGGCCGGGCTGACGGCCGGGCTGTGGAGTGCGGGTGCCTTCAACGTGTTCACGGCCGCAGCGGTGGCCGCCGTGGTGTTCACGTTCCGGGTCCTGGCCTGGCGCCGGTCCTGGCGGGCCCCGTTGGCCGTCCACGGCTGGCACCGGCGGGGTGACGATGAGGCCGGTTCCGGGCCTTCTGCCGCAGGGGGGCCCGGGGACGAACCGCGGCCCGGCAGCGGCGGCACTTCGGGCCCCGGCAATTAG
- a CDS encoding nitrite/sulfite reductase, with amino-acid sequence MTDTALAGASADPAVATRPARTNRPAAKPHGQWKVDGKTPLNANETWKQEDDGLNVRERIETIYARDGFDAIPSQDLHGRFRWWGLYTQRKPGIDGGKTATLEPHELEDKYFMLRVRIDGGALTTEQLRVIGQISVDFARDSADLTDRQNIQLHWIRVEDIPEIWNRLEGVDLSTTEACGDVPRVILGSPVAGIAKDEIIDPTPLIAELGERFIGNPLLSNLPRKYKTAITGHPSQDVVHEINDFGLVGMVHPELGAGYDLWVGGALSTNPMLAKRLGAFVRPEEAADVWLGVTSIFRDYGYRRMRTKARLKFLLADWGPAKFRQILEDEYLGYKLADGPAAPKPTTPGDHIGVHEQKDGKFFIGATPLAGRLSGAQLVKLADTLEAAGSYRLRTTPHQKLVVLDVAKDQVEPLVAELDALGLSARPSVFRRGTIACTGIEYCKLAIVETKVTAATAVADLERRLADLAGSGELPHALSLHINGCPNSCARIQTADIGLKGMMLPTPDGDPSPGFQVHLGGGLASSDREEAGLGRTVRGLKVYVEDLPDYVERVVRTFVAQRAEGQTFAEWAHAADEEALQ; translated from the coding sequence ATGACTGATACAGCTCTAGCCGGAGCGTCCGCGGACCCCGCTGTCGCCACGCGCCCCGCGCGCACCAACCGCCCCGCCGCAAAGCCGCACGGGCAGTGGAAAGTGGACGGCAAAACCCCGCTGAACGCCAACGAAACCTGGAAGCAGGAAGACGACGGCCTCAACGTCCGCGAGCGTATCGAGACCATCTACGCCCGGGACGGCTTCGACGCGATCCCCAGCCAGGACCTGCACGGCCGCTTCCGCTGGTGGGGCCTGTACACCCAGCGCAAGCCCGGGATCGACGGCGGCAAGACCGCAACACTCGAGCCGCACGAGCTCGAAGACAAGTACTTTATGCTCCGGGTGAGGATCGACGGCGGCGCGCTCACCACCGAGCAGCTGCGCGTGATCGGCCAGATCTCCGTTGATTTCGCCCGGGATTCCGCCGACCTCACCGACCGCCAGAACATCCAGCTGCACTGGATCCGCGTGGAGGACATCCCCGAGATCTGGAACCGGCTCGAGGGAGTAGACCTGTCCACCACCGAGGCCTGCGGCGATGTTCCCCGCGTCATCCTGGGCTCCCCGGTGGCCGGCATCGCCAAGGACGAGATCATCGACCCCACCCCGCTCATCGCCGAGCTGGGGGAGCGGTTCATCGGCAACCCGCTGCTGTCCAACCTGCCGCGCAAGTACAAGACCGCCATCACCGGCCACCCCAGCCAGGACGTGGTCCACGAGATCAACGACTTCGGCCTGGTGGGCATGGTCCACCCCGAGCTGGGCGCCGGCTATGACCTCTGGGTGGGCGGCGCGCTGTCCACCAACCCGATGCTGGCCAAGCGCCTCGGCGCCTTTGTCCGCCCCGAAGAGGCCGCCGACGTGTGGCTCGGCGTCACCAGCATTTTCCGCGACTACGGGTACCGCCGCATGCGCACCAAGGCCCGACTGAAGTTCCTGCTGGCCGACTGGGGTCCGGCGAAGTTCCGCCAGATCCTTGAGGACGAGTACCTGGGCTACAAGCTGGCCGACGGTCCCGCCGCGCCCAAGCCCACCACGCCGGGCGACCACATCGGCGTGCACGAACAGAAGGACGGCAAGTTCTTCATCGGCGCCACCCCGCTGGCCGGCCGGCTCTCCGGAGCGCAGCTCGTCAAGCTCGCGGACACCCTCGAGGCCGCCGGCTCGTACCGCCTGCGCACCACCCCGCACCAGAAGCTGGTGGTCCTGGACGTTGCCAAGGACCAGGTTGAACCGCTGGTTGCCGAGCTGGACGCCCTGGGCCTCTCCGCCCGCCCGTCCGTGTTCCGCCGCGGCACCATCGCCTGCACCGGCATCGAATACTGCAAGCTGGCCATCGTGGAAACCAAGGTCACCGCCGCCACCGCCGTCGCCGACCTGGAACGCCGCCTGGCCGACCTCGCCGGGTCCGGTGAACTGCCGCACGCACTGTCCCTCCACATCAACGGCTGCCCCAACTCCTGCGCCCGCATCCAGACCGCGGACATCGGCCTCAAGGGCATGATGCTGCCAACGCCCGACGGCGATCCCTCCCCGGGATTCCAGGTTCACCTCGGTGGCGGGCTGGCTTCCTCCGACCGCGAAGAAGCCGGGCTGGGACGCACCGTCCGCGGCCTCAAGGTGTACGTCGAGGACCTGCCCGACTATGTGGAGCGCGTGGTCCGCACCTTCGTTGCCCAGCGCGCCGAAGGCCAGACCTTCGCCGAATGGGCACACGCAGCAGACGAGGAGGCCCTTCAGTGA
- a CDS encoding polyprenyl synthetase family protein — MTNSADHSWTHAGHGLPDTEPSLNTTAIATALQLPAGFAAIAEDAELGPAITTNLARVEKKLREAIANSDPLADATSRHLVEAGGKRVRPLLTLLCAHLGDASLPAVVQAAVVVELTHLATLYHDDVMDSAPFRRGAPTAHEVWGNSVAVLTGDLIFARASILVSELGGRALGIQARTFERLCLGQLHETVGPRPDEDPVEHYLSVIADKTGSLVAASGQFGAIFSGADEAFEDILVEYGEKVGVAFQLADDVIDVTGVKVKSGKSPGTDLREGVPTLPVLFLRRDAAAGDQSAVELLKLIDGDLSSDTALAAAVAGLREHPVTAESWVIARRWADEAIAALAPLPEGVVKDSLSNFALAVVDRAS, encoded by the coding sequence GTGACCAACTCTGCAGACCACAGCTGGACGCATGCCGGGCACGGCCTGCCGGACACCGAACCCAGCCTCAACACCACCGCGATTGCCACGGCACTTCAGCTGCCGGCAGGCTTCGCGGCGATCGCGGAGGATGCCGAGCTAGGCCCCGCCATCACCACCAACCTGGCCAGGGTGGAGAAGAAGCTCCGCGAGGCCATTGCCAACTCCGATCCGTTGGCTGACGCAACATCGCGGCACCTCGTGGAGGCCGGCGGCAAGCGTGTCCGGCCGCTGCTGACGCTGCTGTGCGCCCACCTTGGCGACGCTTCCTTGCCTGCTGTGGTGCAGGCGGCGGTGGTGGTGGAACTGACCCACCTTGCCACGCTCTACCACGACGATGTTATGGACTCAGCACCGTTCCGCCGCGGCGCCCCCACGGCCCACGAAGTATGGGGCAACTCCGTCGCTGTCCTGACCGGCGACCTCATTTTTGCCCGCGCCTCCATCCTGGTGTCAGAGCTCGGGGGGCGTGCGCTGGGCATCCAGGCCCGCACCTTTGAACGCCTGTGCCTGGGCCAGCTGCACGAAACCGTGGGCCCCCGCCCGGACGAGGATCCCGTGGAGCACTACCTCTCGGTGATCGCGGACAAGACCGGCTCGCTGGTGGCGGCCTCCGGCCAGTTCGGCGCCATTTTCTCCGGCGCCGATGAGGCCTTCGAGGACATTCTGGTGGAGTACGGCGAAAAGGTGGGCGTGGCCTTCCAGCTCGCCGATGATGTCATCGATGTCACCGGCGTCAAGGTTAAGTCGGGCAAGTCCCCGGGCACCGACCTTCGCGAAGGTGTCCCCACCCTGCCAGTGCTGTTCCTGCGCCGCGACGCAGCGGCCGGCGACCAGTCCGCCGTCGAGCTTTTGAAGCTCATTGACGGGGATCTGTCATCGGATACTGCCTTGGCCGCTGCCGTTGCCGGGCTGCGCGAGCACCCCGTAACTGCCGAGTCCTGGGTGATTGCCCGGCGCTGGGCCGACGAAGCCATTGCCGCGCTGGCGCCGTTGCCCGAGGGCGTAGTGAAGGACTCGCTGTCCAACTTCGCGCTTGCCGTAGTGGACCGCGCGAGCTGA
- a CDS encoding L-idonate 5-dehydrogenase — protein sequence MKAVVVHSAGDLRLEDRPDPECPAGSVIIDVEYGGICGSDLHYVSHGASGLSILADPMVLGHEVAGRISRLGEGVADFAVGDAVTVHPAVFCGECADCLAGRTNLCPQVTYYGSAAHRPHTDGAFASRKAVPARQLRRLPAGVSTRHAAVAEPLAVAIHAVGRAGSLAGKDVLVNGAGPIGALVVAAACRAGAASVVASDLSETSLAIAKRMGADRVVLVGSGARLPDVDVAFEASGAPGALGGVLASVRRGGTVVQVGNLPAGPVTTELAALVFREIDYRGTFRFADELDDALAYLADGLDVEPLLTHTFDAGDVSEAFAVASDRGTGSSKVLLRFV from the coding sequence ACCCGGAGTGCCCGGCCGGCTCGGTGATTATCGACGTCGAATACGGCGGAATCTGCGGCTCGGACCTGCACTACGTCAGCCATGGCGCTTCCGGACTCAGCATCCTGGCAGACCCCATGGTGCTCGGACACGAGGTGGCCGGCCGGATCTCCAGGCTCGGCGAGGGGGTGGCGGACTTCGCAGTTGGCGATGCCGTGACGGTCCACCCCGCCGTGTTCTGCGGTGAATGCGCGGACTGCCTGGCCGGCCGCACCAACCTGTGCCCGCAGGTCACCTACTACGGCAGTGCCGCGCACCGGCCCCACACAGACGGTGCCTTCGCATCGCGGAAGGCCGTCCCGGCTAGGCAGCTTCGGCGGTTGCCTGCGGGCGTCAGCACACGCCATGCCGCCGTCGCGGAACCGCTCGCCGTGGCGATCCACGCGGTGGGCCGGGCAGGCAGCCTGGCCGGCAAGGACGTCCTGGTCAACGGTGCCGGGCCCATCGGTGCCTTGGTGGTGGCGGCAGCCTGCCGTGCCGGTGCTGCCTCCGTCGTGGCCAGCGACCTGTCCGAAACATCCTTGGCGATCGCGAAGCGCATGGGGGCCGACCGTGTGGTGCTGGTGGGTTCCGGTGCCCGGCTCCCTGACGTGGACGTGGCGTTCGAGGCCTCAGGCGCCCCCGGCGCCCTGGGCGGCGTCCTGGCGTCCGTACGCCGTGGCGGCACCGTGGTCCAGGTGGGCAACCTGCCCGCCGGGCCGGTGACCACCGAGCTTGCCGCGCTGGTCTTCCGTGAGATTGACTACCGCGGAACCTTCCGCTTTGCGGACGAACTGGACGATGCCCTTGCCTACCTGGCCGACGGGCTGGACGTGGAACCTCTGCTGACCCACACATTCGACGCCGGCGACGTCTCCGAGGCGTTTGCGGTGGCGTCGGACCGGGGGACCGGCTCGTCGAAAGTCCTCCTGAGGTTTGTCTGA
- a CDS encoding geranylgeranyl reductase family protein, which yields MNVLIVGAGPAGSTAAYYLAKAGISVTVLEKTSFPREKVCGDGLTPRAVREIQKLGLPHPESEGWRRNKGLRLIAGGRTIELPWPEVSDFPGYGLIRTRLGFDEELARHAQAAGAEILERHSVTEALRSEDGRVTGVRAALLDESGRKTGETRDFIADVVLAADGNSTRTAVSLGIQKRDDRPLGVAVRTYFTSPRHDDDWMEGWLELPGRDGKLLPGYGWVFGVGDGTSNVGLGILNSSKEFGKLDYKQVLREWTAGMPAEWGFSPENQVGEIRGAALPMGFNRTPHYSPGLLLLGDAGGMVSPFNGEGISYAMESARFAAEFIIDASARSVSAGPTYDADAHLAGYADYVRNQWGSHFTLGRAFAALIGKPAVMKLALRTGMPIPVLMRFVVRLLANLTDPAAKGFEDRVIRVLESLVPATSNSPSATNQRYPQQKVRVNP from the coding sequence GTGAACGTACTTATTGTCGGCGCCGGGCCGGCCGGCTCCACCGCTGCCTACTACCTTGCCAAGGCAGGCATCAGTGTGACCGTCCTGGAAAAGACCAGCTTCCCGCGCGAGAAGGTCTGCGGCGACGGCCTTACCCCGCGTGCCGTCCGCGAAATCCAGAAGCTCGGCCTGCCGCACCCCGAATCGGAGGGCTGGCGCCGCAACAAGGGCCTGCGGCTCATTGCCGGCGGACGGACCATCGAGCTGCCCTGGCCCGAGGTTTCCGACTTCCCGGGGTACGGCCTCATCCGCACCCGGCTGGGCTTTGACGAGGAATTGGCCCGGCACGCCCAGGCCGCCGGCGCCGAAATCCTCGAACGGCACAGCGTCACGGAAGCCCTGCGGTCCGAAGACGGCCGGGTGACCGGCGTCCGCGCAGCGCTCCTGGACGAGTCCGGACGCAAGACGGGGGAGACGCGCGACTTCATTGCCGACGTCGTACTCGCAGCGGACGGCAACTCCACGCGAACCGCAGTGTCGCTGGGTATCCAGAAGCGCGACGACCGCCCCCTCGGCGTCGCGGTCCGCACCTACTTCACCTCGCCCCGGCACGACGACGACTGGATGGAAGGCTGGCTGGAGCTCCCCGGCCGCGACGGAAAACTGCTTCCCGGCTACGGCTGGGTGTTCGGCGTCGGCGACGGCACCTCCAACGTCGGCCTGGGCATCCTGAACTCCTCCAAGGAATTCGGCAAGCTGGACTACAAGCAGGTCCTGCGCGAGTGGACCGCCGGCATGCCCGCCGAGTGGGGCTTCAGCCCGGAGAACCAGGTGGGCGAAATCCGCGGCGCGGCGCTGCCCATGGGCTTCAACCGCACCCCGCACTATTCGCCCGGCCTGCTGCTCCTGGGCGATGCCGGCGGCATGGTGTCCCCGTTCAACGGCGAGGGCATTTCCTACGCCATGGAGTCCGCGCGGTTCGCCGCCGAGTTCATCATTGACGCCTCCGCGCGCTCTGTTTCCGCGGGGCCAACGTACGACGCCGACGCGCACCTCGCCGGATACGCGGACTATGTGCGCAATCAGTGGGGATCGCACTTCACGCTGGGGCGGGCATTTGCCGCGCTGATCGGAAAGCCCGCTGTCATGAAGCTCGCCCTGCGGACCGGGATGCCGATTCCGGTGCTGATGCGCTTTGTGGTGCGGCTGCTCGCTAACCTGACAGACCCGGCGGCGAAGGGCTTTGAGGACCGGGTCATCCGCGTCCTGGAATCCCTTGTCCCGGCCACGTCCAACAGTCCATCGGCTACGAACCAGCGGTATCCGCAACAAAAAGTTAGGGTTAACCCGTGA
- a CDS encoding phosphoadenylyl-sulfate reductase — MSKHAAPVPAIRPKEELKALAEAGAAELGWDAPARDVIAWVERNFDLPAVAVACSMADAVLPALVADQMPGVDVLFLETGYHFPETYATRDEVAANLRVNVVDVLPENTVEQQDRLLGKDLFARDAAQCCALRKVAPLQRTLAGYELWFTGVRRDEAPTRTNTPLVTWDEKNGLVKVNPVAAWTFDQLVQYSDDNLLPVNPLLSQGYPSIGCQPCTRKVAPGDDPRAGRWAGSDKTECGLHV; from the coding sequence GTGAGTAAGCACGCAGCGCCCGTACCGGCCATTCGCCCCAAGGAAGAACTCAAGGCCCTCGCCGAAGCCGGCGCCGCCGAGCTCGGCTGGGACGCCCCGGCCCGCGACGTGATCGCCTGGGTGGAGCGCAACTTCGACCTGCCCGCGGTGGCCGTCGCCTGCTCCATGGCAGACGCCGTCCTCCCGGCGCTGGTCGCGGACCAGATGCCCGGCGTCGACGTCCTGTTCCTGGAGACCGGCTACCACTTCCCGGAAACCTACGCCACGCGCGACGAGGTGGCGGCGAACCTCCGCGTCAACGTGGTGGACGTGCTGCCGGAGAACACGGTGGAGCAGCAGGACCGGCTCCTGGGCAAGGACCTCTTTGCCCGCGACGCCGCCCAGTGCTGCGCCCTCCGCAAGGTGGCCCCGCTCCAGCGCACCCTGGCCGGCTACGAACTGTGGTTCACCGGTGTCCGCCGCGACGAAGCCCCCACCCGCACCAACACGCCGCTGGTGACCTGGGATGAAAAGAACGGGCTGGTCAAGGTCAACCCCGTGGCCGCGTGGACGTTCGACCAACTGGTCCAGTACTCCGATGACAACCTCCTGCCCGTGAACCCGCTGCTTTCCCAGGGTTACCCTTCCATCGGCTGCCAGCCCTGCACCCGCAAGGTGGCGCCGGGCGACGACCCCCGCGCCGGCCGCTGGGCAGGTTCCGACAAGACAGAATGCGGACTACACGTATGA